Proteins from a single region of Hymenobacter aquaticus:
- a CDS encoding YqgE/AlgH family protein yields MPRLRDSSLLISQPFLGDPNFERTVVLMCRHSEEEGSFGLVLNRTSNLLLGDVLELPGGDASPAARLPLGLGGPVYPDTLHYLHRRADVPNATALGQGVYWGGDFQVVLGLLLSGELAADDIRLYVGYSGWTAGQLEEEVKENVWIVHPNAAGKVFTLNNDAFWQAILREKGGRFRVLSNYPLDPRLN; encoded by the coding sequence ATGCCTCGGCTACGCGACAGTAGTTTATTGATTTCGCAGCCCTTTCTGGGCGACCCGAACTTCGAGCGGACGGTGGTGCTGATGTGCCGCCACTCCGAGGAGGAGGGTTCCTTTGGGCTGGTGCTCAACCGCACGTCGAACCTGCTGCTGGGCGACGTGCTGGAGCTGCCCGGCGGCGACGCCTCCCCGGCCGCGCGCCTGCCCCTGGGCCTGGGCGGCCCCGTTTACCCCGACACGCTGCACTACCTGCACCGCCGCGCCGACGTGCCCAACGCCACCGCGCTGGGGCAGGGCGTGTACTGGGGCGGCGATTTTCAGGTGGTGCTGGGCCTGCTGCTCAGCGGCGAGCTGGCCGCCGATGATATTCGCCTGTACGTCGGCTATTCGGGCTGGACGGCGGGCCAGTTGGAAGAGGAAGTGAAGGAAAATGTTTGGATAGTGCACCCCAATGCTGCCGGGAAAGTATTTACTTTGAATAATGATGCCTTCTGGCAAGCCATTTTGCGTGAAAAAGGGGGCCGCTTCCGGGTCCTGTCCAACTATCCGCTCGACCCCCGCCTAAATTAG
- a CDS encoding DUF1015 domain-containing protein → MAEIQPVRGWRYNADLSAHIDDYVSPLFDVVSTKQREALYRNELNSIHLSVPRGGDPAGEALARLQQWQQQGVLRQDEMPGIYVYYQYFRLPGSPREYCRKGFMCHIRAYDWSENVVLRHENTLPGAVNDRAELLARTQFQTSATHGLYRDEDFELERYLDEAIADPLYQTEEDYQGARDVLAVIQDAAIIRRFQQVMAGREVILADGHHRYEGSLAYRQARMAAAPANSGREPWHFHLMYLTNAAADDLRILPTHRLLLELPAGLTDAEFLTRLEPYFTVLPKDDIYDLPELIAGKPWAFGLYIGGQAYKLRLRPEVHEQLTWDTTPEVKALDLTVLHFFVLEKALGIVGPDAQRTWPGVAYVRNFPECLSRVDRQEARAALIVNEVTMEEVERVCHSGAVMPPKSTFFYPKTIGGFLFTSIRDDEHDNAFYTPHLAPGSGL, encoded by the coding sequence TTGGCTGAAATTCAACCCGTCCGCGGCTGGCGCTACAACGCGGACCTGAGCGCCCACATCGACGACTACGTTTCGCCCTTGTTCGACGTGGTATCGACCAAGCAGCGCGAGGCCCTCTACCGCAACGAGCTGAACAGCATTCACCTCTCGGTGCCGCGCGGCGGCGACCCGGCCGGCGAAGCCCTGGCGCGCCTGCAGCAGTGGCAGCAGCAGGGCGTGCTGCGCCAGGACGAAATGCCGGGCATTTACGTCTATTACCAGTATTTCCGGTTGCCGGGCAGCCCCCGCGAGTACTGCCGCAAGGGCTTTATGTGCCACATCCGGGCCTACGACTGGAGTGAAAACGTGGTGCTGCGCCACGAAAATACCCTGCCCGGGGCCGTGAACGACCGGGCCGAGCTGCTGGCCCGCACCCAGTTTCAGACCAGCGCCACCCACGGCCTCTACCGCGACGAGGACTTCGAGCTGGAGCGCTACCTCGACGAGGCCATTGCCGACCCGCTTTACCAGACCGAGGAAGACTACCAGGGCGCCCGCGACGTGCTGGCCGTGATTCAGGACGCGGCCATTATCCGCCGCTTTCAGCAGGTGATGGCCGGGCGCGAGGTAATTCTGGCCGACGGGCACCACCGCTACGAAGGCTCCTTGGCCTACCGGCAGGCCCGCATGGCCGCCGCGCCCGCCAACTCGGGCCGGGAGCCCTGGCACTTCCACCTGATGTACCTGACCAACGCGGCGGCCGACGACCTGCGCATTCTGCCCACCCACCGCCTGCTGCTGGAGCTGCCCGCGGGCCTGACGGATGCGGAGTTTCTGACCCGGCTGGAGCCGTACTTTACCGTGCTGCCCAAAGACGACATCTACGATTTGCCCGAGCTGATTGCCGGCAAGCCCTGGGCCTTTGGCCTGTATATCGGTGGGCAGGCCTATAAGCTGCGCCTGCGGCCCGAGGTGCACGAACAGCTCACTTGGGACACTACCCCCGAAGTCAAAGCCCTGGATTTGACCGTGCTGCACTTTTTCGTGCTGGAAAAGGCCCTGGGCATTGTGGGGCCCGACGCCCAGCGCACCTGGCCGGGCGTGGCCTACGTGCGCAACTTCCCGGAGTGCCTCAGCCGCGTCGACCGGCAGGAAGCCCGCGCCGCCCTCATCGTGAATGAAGTGACGATGGAGGAAGTCGAGCGGGTGTGCCACTCCGGGGCCGTAATGCCGCCCAAATCCACGTTTTTCTACCCCAAAACCATCGGCGGATTTCTCTTTACCTCCATCCGCGACGACGAACACGACAATGCCTTCTACACGCCCCACCTTGCGCCTGGTTCTGGCCTCTAA
- a CDS encoding Maf family nucleotide pyrophosphatase, translating into MRLVLASNSPRRRQLLTDLGLRYEVRLREVDESFPPHLHRAEVAEFLAAHKAEAYRPDLAPDEVVLTADTIVCLDDDVLNKPADEAEARAMLTRLQGRTHDVYTGVCLLSGTGQRTVFSDQTRVTFRALTPAEIEFYVRQYQPLDKAGAYGAQDWIGMVAVTKLEGSYFNVMGLPVHRVWKELEQLGMVTLQQPS; encoded by the coding sequence TTGCGCCTGGTTCTGGCCTCTAACTCGCCCCGCCGCCGGCAGCTGCTCACCGACCTGGGCCTGCGCTACGAGGTGCGCCTGCGGGAAGTGGATGAAAGCTTTCCGCCCCACCTGCACCGGGCCGAGGTAGCCGAGTTTCTGGCCGCCCACAAAGCCGAGGCCTACCGCCCCGACCTGGCCCCCGACGAGGTGGTGCTCACGGCCGATACCATCGTGTGCCTCGACGACGACGTGCTCAACAAGCCCGCCGACGAGGCCGAAGCCCGCGCCATGCTCACTCGCCTGCAGGGCCGCACCCACGATGTGTACACCGGCGTGTGTTTGCTCAGCGGCACGGGGCAGCGCACGGTATTCTCCGACCAGACCCGCGTCACTTTCCGGGCCCTGACGCCGGCCGAAATTGAGTTCTACGTGCGCCAGTACCAGCCCCTGGACAAAGCCGGCGCCTACGGGGCTCAGGACTGGATTGGCATGGTAGCCGTGACCAAGCTCGAAGGCTCCTACTTCAACGTGATGGGCCTGCCCGTACACCGGGTGTGGAAAGAGCTGGAACAGCTGGGAATGGTCACGTTACAGCAACCATCTTAA
- the pdxH gene encoding pyridoxamine 5'-phosphate oxidase, whose protein sequence is MTDQQLADLRQTYSQRTLSEADVQADAVRQFRQWLDEALSAHLDEPTAMTVSTVNAAGQPSARVVLLKGLPDDAGFLFYTNYDSRKGHDLSERPLAALTFFWPGLERQVRVEGRVEKAPESLSDNYFQSRPRSSQIGAWASPQSQVIGSREELEAQERDVEQRFAGQDPLPRPAHWGGYIVRPERVEFWQGRPSRLHDRIVYERAGQGWTLSRLAP, encoded by the coding sequence ATGACAGATCAACAATTAGCCGACCTGCGCCAGACGTATTCGCAACGCACCCTGTCGGAGGCCGACGTGCAGGCTGATGCCGTGCGCCAGTTCCGCCAGTGGCTCGACGAGGCCCTGAGCGCCCACCTCGACGAGCCCACGGCCATGACCGTTTCCACGGTGAATGCCGCCGGCCAGCCCTCGGCCCGGGTGGTGCTGCTCAAGGGCCTGCCCGACGACGCGGGGTTTCTGTTCTATACCAACTACGACAGCCGCAAGGGCCACGATTTGAGCGAGCGGCCCCTGGCGGCCCTCACCTTTTTCTGGCCCGGCCTGGAGCGGCAGGTGCGGGTGGAAGGCCGGGTGGAAAAAGCCCCCGAATCGTTGTCGGACAACTACTTCCAGAGCCGGCCGCGCAGCAGCCAGATCGGGGCCTGGGCCTCGCCCCAGAGCCAGGTAATCGGGAGCCGGGAAGAGCTGGAAGCCCAGGAACGGGACGTGGAGCAGCGCTTTGCCGGCCAGGACCCACTACCGCGCCCCGCGCACTGGGGCGGCTACATAGTGCGGCCCGAGCGGGTTGAGTTCTGGCAGGGCCGCCCCAGCCGCCTCCACGACCGAATCGTGTACGAGCGCGCCGGCCAGGGCTGGACGCTGAGCCGCCTGGCGCCCTGA